In Streptomyces hawaiiensis, one genomic interval encodes:
- a CDS encoding Cgl0159 family (beta/alpha)8-fold protein, which translates to MTVDVLELVRLRSRRPEAIAEAAARRPRRPLLNDNGRLMIVAADHPARGALGVGGHSTAMANRADLLERLCLALSRPGVDGVLATADILDDLLLLGALDGKVVLGSMNRGGLQGASFELDDRFTGHRPEDIERLGFDAGKLLLRIGYDDPGSLTTLESTARAVDAMAARKLPVFVEPFISRRDERGRLRNDLSAEAVTKSIAIASGLGGSSAYTWLKVPVTDNPDDMAEVMATSTLPAVLLGGEVGDDQDGAYEKWRGALQLPTVCGLVVGRSLLYPADGDVAAAVDTAVGLL; encoded by the coding sequence GTGACCGTCGACGTCCTTGAACTCGTCCGCCTGCGCAGCCGCCGCCCGGAGGCGATCGCCGAGGCCGCCGCCCGCCGCCCCCGCCGGCCGCTGCTGAACGACAACGGCCGCCTGATGATCGTCGCCGCCGACCACCCGGCCCGCGGCGCCCTCGGTGTCGGTGGCCACAGCACGGCCATGGCCAACCGCGCCGACCTCCTCGAACGCCTCTGCCTGGCCCTGTCCCGCCCGGGCGTGGACGGCGTCCTCGCCACCGCCGACATCCTCGACGACCTGCTCCTGCTCGGCGCCCTCGACGGCAAGGTCGTCCTCGGCTCCATGAACCGCGGCGGCCTCCAGGGCGCGAGCTTCGAACTCGACGACCGCTTCACCGGCCACCGCCCCGAGGACATCGAGCGCCTGGGCTTCGACGCGGGCAAGCTGCTCCTGCGCATCGGCTACGACGACCCCGGCTCGCTGACCACCCTGGAGTCCACCGCCCGGGCCGTCGACGCCATGGCGGCCCGCAAGCTCCCCGTGTTCGTCGAGCCGTTCATCAGCCGCCGTGACGAGCGGGGCAGGCTGCGCAACGACCTCTCCGCCGAGGCCGTCACCAAGTCCATCGCCATCGCCTCGGGCCTCGGCGGCAGTTCCGCCTACACCTGGCTGAAGGTCCCGGTCACCGACAACCCCGACGACATGGCCGAGGTCATGGCGACCTCCACGCTGCCCGCGGTGCTGCTCGGCGGGGAGGTCGGCGACGACCAGGACGGGGCGTACGAGAAGTGGCGCGGGGCCCTGCAACTGCCCACCGTGTGCGGGCTGGTGGTCGGCCGTTCGCTGCTGTACCCGGCGGACGGCGACGTGGCC